A genomic window from Vigna radiata var. radiata cultivar VC1973A chromosome 2, Vradiata_ver6, whole genome shotgun sequence includes:
- the LOC106755734 gene encoding uncharacterized protein LOC106755734 isoform X1 — MASAVRVASRSFANRSGIFVQSSTTPFVFPSSSLTRIPRALRVLSVVRSVESLMPLHSAIANARLTSNIAFDSSCWSLLSRGLEKTL; from the exons GGGTCGCGTCAAGATCCTTCGCCAATCGTTCCGGAATCTTCGTCCAGAGCTCAACGACGCCATTTGTGTTTCCTTCGTCTTCCTTAACACGTATCCCTCGAGCTTTAAG GGTTTTGTCGGTTGTGAGAAGCGTTGAGTCGTTGATGCCTCTTCACAGTGCTATCGCGAACGCTAGGCTCACGTCCAATATCGCCTTCGATTCCTCCTGCTGGAGCTTGCTTTCTCGAG GACTTGAAAAAACATTGTGA